ACACAGGACACGCTATCGATCGATTACTCCGTCATTCCAGTGGACGGATTCGAGCACACACTGACCACTGAATGACGTCACTCCACCCATGACTGACCACACCCGGGCCGACGCACCACCGCCAGACGTCGGAAATCCAACCGGCTGGTGTCCCGACCGACACTGCTGGGAACATGGCACGCTCCGGCAAGCGGTGGTTCACGGCGTCCGTCTGTACAACGCCGGTGCGTTCCACGAATCACACGACTGTTTCGAAGCGGAATGGTACAACTACGGCCGAGGCACCACCGAAAGCGCCTTCGCTCACGGCATGGTCCAAGTCGCAGCAGGCGCGTACAAACACTTCGATTTCGAAAACGACGAAGGGATGCGGAGCCTCTTTCAAACTGCATTGCAGTACTTTCATGGCGTTCCTCGGGACTACTACGGCGTCGACGTACTCGACGTGAGAACGACGCTCACGAACGCCTGCAACGATCCTAGCGTGTTACACGACTGGCGGATCACGCTCGACGAAACACGTCCCGAGGCACGTCCGGTCGACTTCGAATATGCGTCATCGATAACGTAAAAACAACTACGACAAATCCTCTGACAGTTTACGGCGAAAAATGCCAGAGAGTGATACATTGATAAGGTATGCGTATGACGACAACAAACCGCATAATTGATTACGGGGTCCGTGGTATTCCAACACATGCGCGTTGAACAGTTGGGCGAAGGCGAACCGAACTTCGCGGTTGTTGGATCGATACATGGTGACGAGCCGTGTGGCGCGCATGCGATCGAAACGCTACTCGATGCTGATCTGTCCATTGACCGACCAGTAAAGCTCATCATTGCGAACGAGCGAGCGCTCGATCGTAACGTGCGTTATACAGAGACCGATCTGAACCGCGTCTTTCCGGGCGATCCCGATGCTGACGCCTACGAGACACGACTGGCACACGAACTGTTGAAGGAAATCCGTGGCTGTACGACGCTGTCGTTGCACTCGACGCAGTCGTACAGTCGTCCGTTTGCTATCGTCGATGAAACTGGGCCACTCGCGGAAACGATCTGTCCGCATTTATCGATCGACGTGCTCGTTGAAACGGGGGGATTCGTCAAGAACACGCTCGTCGGCTACGTCGACGTCGTCGAAGTTGAGTGTGGGATGCAAGGCTCCCAGCAAGCTGCGGAGAACGCCGTCGAACTCGTTCAGGAATTTCTCGGAGCGGCTGGTGTGCTTTCCGGACCAGTCGAGACTGAAACGAGTACGGTTCCCATCTACCAGTTACAGCGTCAGATCCCGAAGGATCCCGAATCATCGTACGCGGTTCACGTAGAAAATTTCGAACGAGTCGATGCTGGTGCACCCTATGCCACCAGCGACGAGACGGAGATACGCGCTGAGGAGCCGTTTTATCCAGTCCTTATGTCCTCACAAGGATATGAGAGACAGCTCGGATACGCGGCCGATCGGAGCGGCACCTTGTAGCTCATTCCGATTCGTTGGAATCGAGTTCTACGAGCGTGAGATCTCGATCGAGCATACAGAAGTCGTGCGGTGGGTCCCCGATCACCTCCCGGATAGTGTACGACGTGTCGAACTCCGCACCCATCGGTTCACAGTAGGGGTGACTCGGACAGTCGGTGTGGGGACACGGCCCTTCGAGTTGAGCCGTGGATCCGGCGTACGCGCTGGTCGACGGGACCGTCGCGCGTACGGATGTCGGCTCGACATCGACGGCGGTGACGCCCGTATCGTGGACGGCACACTCAAGCGTTCCGGAGTTCCGAACGTTCGTAACGCGGTATCGAACATCCTCCGTGAGGTTGAGACACTGCTCCCGGTATGGACAGCCCTCACAGGCAGGAGATGCGCCCTGATAGACGAACTCGGTTCCCTCCTCTGCGAGTCGTGTCCCGATGAGCGTAACGGAGGTCATAGGGGAAATAACGATCCTGTGGGGTTAAGCTTCCCGCACTATCATCTTTTTTCCGCTCGGGTGGTGACTCAGGAGTCCGTCCCCGTCAGCTCGTCGAGCGCCTCGAAATACGCCGGCCGGGGCACCTGATACAGCTCGCGGTAATCGATCTCTCCGGCTCCAAAGCGCTCACAGAGCGCCACCGCACCCTCGATCGCGGCCGCGCGGCTCTCGAATCGGCCGGGATCGTACTCTACCTCCGGTTCCAAAAACAGCGTGACGAACCACGTGTCTGTCTCCGTCCGTTGTCCTCCCGGTCTGCGATCGCGCTGGCCACGCGTCACGTACACCGTCGGCAGACACGGCGGGGGAAACGAACCTCCATCGAACACGTCAGGCCGGTAGGCGAGAATGACGCGCTCGTTTGCTTCGTTCCAGAGCCGCCATCCAGCAGGCGGGTCGATCTCCATATTCCCTATTGGCTGACCGCCACAATGAGCAGTACGATCGAAGACGACCGCCACACGTCTGCCGTGGGTTGACAGGGATATATAAATGCTGAGTGAGATTCGGTACATCTCTGTCCACCCAGCAACGACGGCCGTCGGTTTTATCTACCAATCCACACGTTTGATAGTGGTATCGTGGGAAGACTTATGTATGTGAAGGACTAACGTGATATATAGTATCGGGGATTGATCCGTTCGGGGAGTCTCTCACTGTGGTGTCGGGTCAGTGATCCGTGCTGGCCCGACCGAACACGGCGTATTCGGGCCAGTGACGTCCGGTCGGACGTTGGTCGTCGCATTCCGATCCACAAGAGGGGACACTCGCGCGGTATCCATTCCCGAGACTAGCGCAGTCGGGAGAACCAGACCGACTCCGTGATACCATGACAGGTGATATGGCAACCCTCGAAGACCTCAGCAAGGCGTACCAAGATTCGATCCCCGCTGACTTGCGACACACCCACTCCTTCGAGTGGTATCTGGAGACCGTCCACGAGGAGCCGACGATTGCCCGCAGCGCTCACCAGCGTGTCGCGGACATGTTCGATTACTACGGCACCGAATACGATGAGGACGCCGGTGTCGTCGAGTATCGTCTCGCCAGCAAAGATCCGTTGTTCGACGGTGAAAACACCTTCTACGGACGAAGCATTCACGAGGCCATCCACGAGTTCGTGAACAAAGTAAAATCGGGTGCTCGTGGTCTCGGACCCGAAAACCGGATCAAGCTTCTGCTCGGTCCCGTCGGATCAGGAAAATCCGACTTCGACCGGCAGGTGCGTCGGTACTTCGAGGATTACACCCTCAGGGACGACGGCCGGATGTACACGTTCCGGTGGACGAACCTCTGTGACGTGATCCACGATCAAGATCCGGCGGACGACGTGGTCCGTTCGCCGATGAACCAGGATCCACTCGTGTTGTTACCGCAGGCCCAGCGTGATGGGATCATCGAGACACTCAACGAACGGCTCGATGCACCCTACACCATCCGTAACGAGCAGTCGCTCGATCCGGCCAGCGAGTTCTACATGGACAAGCTGCTCGAACAGTACGACGACGATCTCAAACAGGTGCTCGAAAACCACATCGAGATCATTCGCGTCGTGGCCGACGAGAACAAGCGGCTGGCGATCGAGACGTTCGAACCGAAGGACAAGAAAAACCAAGATGAAACGGAACTTACCGGTGATGTAAACTATTCGAAAATCGCCGTCTACGGCGAATCCGATCCGCGGGCATTCGATTACTCGGGGGCGTTCTGTAACGCCAATCGAGGCATCTTCAGCGGTGAGGAGCTGCTCAAGCTCCAACGTGAGTTCCTATACGATTTCCTACACGCGAGTCAGGAGCAGACGATCAAACCAAAGAACAACCCGCGTATCGACATCGATCAGGTGATCGTCGGTCGTACGAACATGCCCGAGTACAAAGAGAAAAAGGGCGACGAGAAGATGGAGGCGTTCAACGACCGGACGAAGCGGATCGACTTCCCCTACGTGCTCCAGTACGAAGAGGAGGCGAAGGTGTATCAGAAGATGCTCAACAACGCCGATCTCCCCGACATTCACGTCGAACCCCACACCCTCGAGATGGCGGGACTGTTCGGTGTGCTCACCCGAATCGTTGAGCCTGACGGCGGACAGATCGGCATCGTCCAGAAGGCGAAAGCGTACAACGGGGAGGGCGACGAGATCGACGACGTGGATCTGAAAAAGCTTCACGACGAAGCCGAAGAGACAGCAGAGGTGGGCGAGGGGATGGAGGGCGTCTCGCCGCGCTTCGTGAGCGACGAGATCGCCGAAGCGATCATGGACAGCATGCACCGCAGTCGGGAGTTCCTCTCCCCGTTGACGACGTTCAACCACCTCGAGGCCAACCTCGAAAACCACGGTTCGATCGCAGAAGAGCATTTCGAGCAGTATTACCGGTATCTCGAACTGGTACGCGAGGAGTACAAAGAGCGTGCGATCGAGGACGTGCGCCATGCGCTGGCCTACGACGTCGATGAGATCCGACGGCAGGGCGAGAAGTACATGGACCACGTCATGGCGTACATCGATGACGACACGATCGAAGACGAGATCACCGGCCGGGAGTCCGAACCCGACGAGACGTTCCTCCGGTCGGTCGAGGAGAAGCTCAACATCCCCGAAGACCGAAAAGACGACTTCCGTCAGGAAGTATCGAACTGGGTGTCACGCCGTGCGAGGGAGGGGACGAGCTTCAACCCCCAAGACAACGACCGACTGCGCCGAGCACTCGAACGGAAGTTGTGGGAAGACAAAAAACACAACATCAACTTCTCTGCACTCGTTTCCAGCGGCGAGACCGATGACGACGAGCGCAACGCGTGGATCGAGGCACTCATCGATCAGGGGTATTCCCACGAAGGGGCAAAGGAGGTGCTCGAATTCGCTGGTGCGGAGGTGGCCAAAACCGAACTCGAAGAATGACGCGGGAGTTCATCCATCAGGCGGACCGAGAACTGACCGCAGCCTACGAGGAGCCGATGTCACTCGAACAGTACATCGACCGCATTCTCGAACGGCCACAGTTGGCTGCTCACGCCAGCAAATATCTCCTCGAAGCGATCGAATCCGCCGGGACGCGGTCAGTAGTCGAGGAAGGCGAAGAAAAGGAACG
The sequence above is drawn from the Halocatena salina genome and encodes:
- a CDS encoding DUF309 domain-containing protein, with the translated sequence MTDHTRADAPPPDVGNPTGWCPDRHCWEHGTLRQAVVHGVRLYNAGAFHESHDCFEAEWYNYGRGTTESAFAHGMVQVAAGAYKHFDFENDEGMRSLFQTALQYFHGVPRDYYGVDVLDVRTTLTNACNDPSVLHDWRITLDETRPEARPVDFEYASSIT
- a CDS encoding succinylglutamate desuccinylase/aspartoacylase domain-containing protein; protein product: MRVEQLGEGEPNFAVVGSIHGDEPCGAHAIETLLDADLSIDRPVKLIIANERALDRNVRYTETDLNRVFPGDPDADAYETRLAHELLKEIRGCTTLSLHSTQSYSRPFAIVDETGPLAETICPHLSIDVLVETGGFVKNTLVGYVDVVEVECGMQGSQQAAENAVELVQEFLGAAGVLSGPVETETSTVPIYQLQRQIPKDPESSYAVHVENFERVDAGAPYATSDETEIRAEEPFYPVLMSSQGYERQLGYAADRSGTL
- a CDS encoding UPF0179 family protein; translation: MTSVTLIGTRLAEEGTEFVYQGASPACEGCPYREQCLNLTEDVRYRVTNVRNSGTLECAVHDTGVTAVDVEPTSVRATVPSTSAYAGSTAQLEGPCPHTDCPSHPYCEPMGAEFDTSYTIREVIGDPPHDFCMLDRDLTLVELDSNESE
- a CDS encoding DUF5820 family protein, whose protein sequence is MEIDPPAGWRLWNEANERVILAYRPDVFDGGSFPPPCLPTVYVTRGQRDRRPGGQRTETDTWFVTLFLEPEVEYDPGRFESRAAAIEGAVALCERFGAGEIDYRELYQVPRPAYFEALDELTGTDS
- a CDS encoding PrkA family serine protein kinase, which produces MTGDMATLEDLSKAYQDSIPADLRHTHSFEWYLETVHEEPTIARSAHQRVADMFDYYGTEYDEDAGVVEYRLASKDPLFDGENTFYGRSIHEAIHEFVNKVKSGARGLGPENRIKLLLGPVGSGKSDFDRQVRRYFEDYTLRDDGRMYTFRWTNLCDVIHDQDPADDVVRSPMNQDPLVLLPQAQRDGIIETLNERLDAPYTIRNEQSLDPASEFYMDKLLEQYDDDLKQVLENHIEIIRVVADENKRLAIETFEPKDKKNQDETELTGDVNYSKIAVYGESDPRAFDYSGAFCNANRGIFSGEELLKLQREFLYDFLHASQEQTIKPKNNPRIDIDQVIVGRTNMPEYKEKKGDEKMEAFNDRTKRIDFPYVLQYEEEAKVYQKMLNNADLPDIHVEPHTLEMAGLFGVLTRIVEPDGGQIGIVQKAKAYNGEGDEIDDVDLKKLHDEAEETAEVGEGMEGVSPRFVSDEIAEAIMDSMHRSREFLSPLTTFNHLEANLENHGSIAEEHFEQYYRYLELVREEYKERAIEDVRHALAYDVDEIRRQGEKYMDHVMAYIDDDTIEDEITGRESEPDETFLRSVEEKLNIPEDRKDDFRQEVSNWVSRRAREGTSFNPQDNDRLRRALERKLWEDKKHNINFSALVSSGETDDDERNAWIEALIDQGYSHEGAKEVLEFAGAEVAKTELEE